The Ipomoea triloba cultivar NCNSP0323 chromosome 14, ASM357664v1 region CCGACGACGGCTTTTCGGGAGCCTGGCGCTTCGAGGAAGTAAAAAGAGGAGTCGAAGTTCTGCTGCTGACTAATACGACATAATATTGATGTTAGAAAATACAAcacaattttgaaaaataaaataaaataaaaaatttcctaGTCCACTCTCACGTCCTtccaaattatcaaaatatttgtcaaattcATGGTTTGATAACTCTTCCTCCATGCTCTTGATTTCTCTCTGTAACAATTTGTATTTGTTGGCGTTTAATAGACTCACGCATAGTTGGATCTTCTATCAAatgtaaattcatttttaagattttgtttttcttttcgttttgccagcttctttttgttttgtcatTGCTACTTTGTTTGCTGTAGTTAGTTTGAGCTTTAAACAAATAAGGCTCATACTATTTTTGGAGTAACTCATGATTGCGTTCGAACATTGCTTTGAATTGTGCAGTTTGTTGTTCCATGGCACAATAAATTGATTGCGCTCATGAGAGTTGTTTCTTCaacttttccttcttctttcccGTAGGACGTTCATTAGTTTCGAAATCATCATTCAAATCAACAACAAATGAGCATGAGCGTATTGACTCCTCGGTTCCCAAAGATTGTGATTGTGATAATTTCGTAGTTTTCTTCTGACCTCCGACATTTGGCAATCTCACAGTTTTGCAAAACTTTTGCATGTCTTTCACAATATGTCATACATGATCAAATTTAAATCCCTTTTTGTATTTGGAATCTTGCATTAGTAACTCCTTTGCTCTATCAAGCTgttataaacaaaatataattcaaattaaacagCGCAATTAAGACAAAAAAGATGAGACAACTAATTAACACAAATTTACAAGATACTCACAATATCTTGTTCAAATGCACCACTTGGGTTTACGTTCTCTATTTGTTGAATGTATCCTCTTAGTTTGTTGACCATTGTGAATATATTTGTCTAACGAGTTTGCAGCGATCTCCAACGGTTGTAAACAATTCTGATAAAAGCTTTTTCAAAAATTTGATATCTTTTATTGGAATGTGTGAAAAAAAACATGCATACTAATTAACGAATGAGATATTTGCGATCTAATTCAACGGTTGTAAACAATTTTGATAAAACTTATTCAAAGATTTGATATCTTTTATTGGAATATGTCTTGATTTCAATAAAAGATATCAAATCTTTGAATAAGCTTTTATCATAATTGTTTACAACCGTTGGATTAGATCGCAAAGATTTCATTTGTTAATTAGTATCCATGTTTTTTCTTACACATATTCTAATAAAAGATATCAAATCTATAAATAAGCTTTTATCAGAATTGTTTACAACTGTTGGATTAGATCGCAAAGATCTCATCCATTAATTAGTACGCATGTCTTTTCTCACATATATTCCAATAAAAGATATCAAATTTTTGAATAAGCTTTTATCAGAATTGTTTATAATCGTTAGATTAGATCGCAAAAATCTCATCCGTTAATTAGTAtgcatgtcttttttttttttttttttaacacattCCAATAAAAGATATCAAATCCTTGAATAAGCTTTTATCAGGATTGTTTACAACCGTTGGATTAGATCACAAAGATCTCATTCGTTAATTGGTATCCTTGTATCTCTATAAATACTACAATTAGATTTTTAGAAGTAATACCACACCTCTTTTGAATCTCAAAATCTCTTTACCTTTCTGTCTAGTTTAGCAATCATTGGAATATGCCAAACCCTTCCCATTCGATCCGGACTGCCTCATACTCAAATGAAGAAGATAAACTACTTTGTAGTATATTTATGGATATTGCCCAAGATGCTCGAAAGGGTAGCGATCGCTCGGTACCAGAATTGTGGGAACACATTGCGCAAGAATATAAACAAAGGCTACCGGCACACATTAGTACTAATCGACCTTGGAGATCGCTGCAAACTCGCTGGGCAAATATATCGATAGCGGTCAGCAAACTAAGAGGATGCATTCAACAAATAGAGAAAATGAACCCAAGTGGTGCATCTGAACAAGATATTGTGAGTATCTTGTTAATTTGTGTTATTTAGTTGCCCCATCTTTTTTTGTCTTAATTGCGCTgcttaatttgaattatattttgtttataacAGCTTGATAGAGCAAAGGAGTTACTAAGGCAAGATCCCAAATACAAGAAGGGTTTTAAATTTGATCATGTATGGCATATTGTGAAAGACATGCACAAATTTTGCAAAACTAGGAGCTCCCTAAATGTTAGAGGTCGGAAGAGAACTATGGAAGGATCACAACCACAATCTTTGGGCACTGAGAAGTCTATAGACTCATGCTCATTTGCTGTTGATTTGAATGATGATTTCGGAACGGATGATCATTGCAATGAAATGAACAATGTAGATGAATGTCCTACAAGAAGGAAGAAGGAACAGATGAAGAAACAAATCTCTGATGAGCGCAATCAATTTATTTCTGCCATGGAACATGCCATGGAACAACAAACTGCACAATTCAAAGGAATGTTTGAACACAATCCTGAGTTACTCCAAAAACAATATGAGCTTGATTTGTTTAAAGCTCAAACCGCAGCAAAGAAAGTAGCATtagcaaaagaaaaattagcatTGGCAAAacgaaaagaagaaaacaaaatcttaATAACGAATTTAAATTTGATAGAAGATCCAATTGTGCGTGAATTTATTAGACGCCAACAACTTCAAATTGTTGGAGAGAGAAATCAAGAGCATGGAGGATGAATTGAatcaatttgtaaatttgacaaatatttttaattttcacaattgtgttgtattttttaatatcaatattatggcatatgtattttaatttttattagg contains the following coding sequences:
- the LOC116004065 gene encoding uncharacterized protein LOC116004065 — encoded protein: MNPSGASEQDILDRAKELLRQDPKYKKGFKFDHVWHIVKDMHKFCKTRSSLNVRGRKRTMEGSQPQSLGTEKSIDSCSFAVDLNDDFGTDDHCNEMNNVDECPTRRKKEQMKKQISDERNQFISAMEHAMEQQTAQFKGMFEHNPELLQKQYELDLFKAQTAAKKVALAKEKLALAKRKEENKILITNLNLIEDPIVREFIRRQQLQIVGERNQEHGG